In Rutidosis leptorrhynchoides isolate AG116_Rl617_1_P2 chromosome 2, CSIRO_AGI_Rlap_v1, whole genome shotgun sequence, one genomic interval encodes:
- the LOC139890215 gene encoding protein BPS1, chloroplastic-like, which translates to MFLVEKATITSHFKSITKKPSLIPKSYQQASRSFDEQVIFHLKTLAPATDSSFISLSWMSKAVAFLSTIHAESLDQISSLRSESECFQVLYMDYSIKLLDLCNLISSAVQQLTERRMLMNLSLRLMNSSGQITSGQIPVPEKLIKAKDALIRSVRHSEETTPEKYQRAKDLIGELISGINSFPIVKVTNGRDLIKRTLHGLGILTVFISSVLVCIVYGQSDLVEYRVPAEFLWSDSVNNVQKQMFNLIKSKSKLLELEDTASRVVPFCDLLDEASVLDGDGGEERRVRFVNGVREFGKVVTKYSNGVDELTNGVNGLFSSVLKTRNGVLDGVRKGVWLV; encoded by the coding sequence ATGTTTCTCGTAGAGAAAGCTACTATAACTTCACATTTCAAATCAATCACCAAGAAACCATCACTTATCCCTAAATCATACCAACAAGCTTCTAGATCCTTCGATGAACAAGTAATTTTTCATCTCAAAACCCTAGCTCCAGCTACCGATTCGTCATTTATCAGTTTATCATGGATGTCGAAGGCCGTTGCGTTTTTATCAACGATTCATGCCGAATCACTGGATCAGATTTCGAGTTTAAGATCTGAATCCGAATGTTTTCAGGTTTTGTATATGGATTACAGTATAAAACTACTAGATCTATGCAATTTGATTTCATCAGCCGTTCAACAATTAACCGAACGTCGTATGTTGATGAATCTAAGCCTCCGGTTGATGAATTCCTCCGGTCAGATTACTTCCGGCCAAATACCGGTGCCGGAGAAACTGATAAAAGCGAAGGACGCGCTCATCAGATCCGTACGTCATAGTGAAGAGACTACACCGGAAAAATATCAACGCGCTAAGGATCTGATCGGAGAATTGATTTCCGGCATCAATAGTTTTCCGATCGTTAAGGTAACTAACGGAAGAGATCTGATCAAACGAACGTTACACGGTCTAGGTATTTTGACAGTATTTATATCTAGCGTATTGGTGTGTATAGTGTATGGACAGTCAGATCTGGTTGAATACCGAGTTCCGGCCGAGTTTTTGTGGTCTGACTCGGTCAACAACGTTCAGAAGCAAATGTTTAACCTGATAAAGTCAAAGTCAAAATTGTTGGAGCTTGAAGATACGGCTAGCCGAGTGGTACCTTTTTGTGATTTACTCGATGAAGCTTCCGTCTTGGACGGTGACGGCGGCGAAGAGCGCCGCGTTAGATTTGTAAACGGCGTTAGAGAGTTTGGAAAAGTTGTGACGAAATATTCAAACGGTGTAGATGAGTTGACTAACGGAGTTAACGGTTTGTTTAGCA
- the LOC139893870 gene encoding pentatricopeptide repeat-containing protein At1g11630, mitochondrial-like produces the protein MTMAAYISRITRFSISQQTPIRTFSSSSSSSSSSSSSSTPFPSFRALKSAIKSEQDPIKVANLFESSISIPPFRRYRPLFTLSVHKLSRSKRFDLIDRILTSSITNSPESQLASEGFWLRIVMLYSQAGMVDNALQLFDKMLQRGKCSVTEKSLCGVLSVMLDNKIYDDKFSQRFEEFVKKTGVSPGVKSFNLLIKGYCKGGRLDEAQALVTKLENKGNVKPDIDSYNVLLGAYLDNGKKTAFDMVVKQINEKGLEPNLITYNHRILRFCKNKECVRAKKLLDEMISKGVEPDSSSYNQIIFGFCKVGDLDSARKVLEKMVSDGYVKAPSFGYYTLMKHMVEEGEFDGGLEICKDIIQKKWVPPFEATKLLVNGLVKDSKADVAKEIVGNFKKQLRGSALQSWGKIEADLAI, from the coding sequence ATGACGATGGCAGCGTACATTTCTAGAATTACCAGATTTTCAATCTCCCAACAAACCCCAATACGAaccttttcatcatcatcatcatcatcatcatcttcttcttcttcttctacacCTTTCCCATCATTTCGCGCTTTGAAATCTGCAATCAAATCAGAACAAGACCCAATCAAGGTCGCCAATTTATTCGAATCATCAATTTCAATACCCCCTTTCAGACGCTACAGACCCTTATTCACTCTCTCTGTTCACAAACTGTCTCGATCCAAACGATTTGACCTAATTGACCGCATATTAACCAGTTCAATCACTAATTCCCCTGAGTCCCAGCTTGCCTCTGAAGGGTTCTGGCTACGGATTGTGATGTTGTACTCACAAGCTGGTATGGTTGACAATGCACTCCAACTGTTCGATAAAATGCTTCAACGAGGTAAATGTAGTGTAACTGAAAAATCACTTTGTGGGGTACTTTCTGTGATGCTAGATAACAAGATTTATGATGATAAGTTTAGTCAGAGGTTCGAGGAGTTTGTGAAAAAGACCGGTGTTTCGCCTGGTGTTAAGTCGTTTAATTTGTTGATTAAAGGTTATTGTAAAGGTGGTCGTCTCGATGAGGCTCAAGCTCTGGTTACGAAGTTGGAAAATAAAGGTAATGTGAAACCTGATATCGATTCTTATAATGTATTGTTGGGAGCTTACTTGGATAATGGGAAAAAGACTGCTTTTGATATGGTTGTGAAACAGATTAATGAGAAAGGTTTGGAACCTAATTTGATTACTTATAATCATAGAATATTGAGGTTTTGTAAGAACAAAGAATGTGTTAGGGCTAAGAAGTTGTTGGATGAAATGATATCGAAAGGTGTGGAGCCCGATTCTTCTAGTTATAATCAGATAATTTTCGGTTTTTGTAAGGTCGGTGATTTGGACTCTGCAAGAAAGGTTTTGGAGAAAATGGTGAGTGATGGGTATGTAAAGGCGCCATCTTTTGGTTATTATACGTTGATGAAACATATGGTTGAGGAAGGAGAGTTTGATGGTGGATTGGAAATATGCAAGGATATTATTCAGAAGAAGTGGGTCCCTCCATTTGAAGCAACTAAGCTTCTGGTAAATGGGTTGGTGAAAGATTCGAAAGCTGACGTGGCAAAGGAAATTGTGGGTAACTTCAAGAAGCAGCTCAGGGGGTCTGCTTTACAATCATGGGGAAAGATTGAAGCTGACCTTGCTATATGA
- the LOC139893871 gene encoding uncharacterized protein: MQPSFIRLLTSYRNLYILYPFNCRYISSLAHINISDISSDSSSSDENNNTHLLCHPINQPNKFTVLETLHKFKNQPNIALSFITQLKDSNFNHDVVTYMAVIRFLCKWGMDIRLYYMFMDVVVKNSNGLVFNFDISDLLEVLIEEIKVDDNRNLVKAVFILVKVYASVGRFDEGVDCLFKIKRSGLLFSTNTCNYLLNQMISFGKLDMFESVYMQLKRKGLVPNVYTYGILIKGLCRKGCLNESLDVFREMKEAGVEPNDFTYGTYIDGLCSNGKPDLGFELVKSLRNSNVQVNLYAYISIIRRYVKDLRLQDAESVFLDMKNAGIVPDVVCYCTLIQGYCQKGNILTALALHNEMKSTGIKTDCKILSAIMQCLCHLGMLVEAVDQFMDFLEAGHFLDEVSFNIAIDALCKLGKMDEAMALLNEMKRKKMDPDVMHYTTLINGYVILGETWNAFDLFEEMKVNGVKPDVITFDVLAGGFSRCGLFDETVGLLNEMRAQGLEPTSVTHSVVIEGLCKGGKVKEAEHFFNSLQLKTLDHYAAMMNGYCEVNDAENAFEIWLSEPGLVVKRSSCLKLLSCLCAKGDTKKALELFQALEASNNDPCKMLYSELISAYTRVKNMKMAMWVFEKMIEKGLIPDAVTYTMMINGYCRVNCLKEAYCLFNDMKNRGIKPDIITYTVLLNGDCRKEDMLRICSEIEETGLTRDVICYTVMIDRHCKLDNLHDAVLLFDEMIDRGLQPNTVTYTALACGYYSQGHLDEAETLINEMVSKGMEPNSGTWIDFLSVKVKKGNFRR; this comes from the coding sequence ATGCAGCCTTCTTTTATCAGGTTATTAACATCTTACCGTAATTTATATATTCTGTATCCCTTCAATTGTCGTTATATATCATCACTTGCCCATATAAATATCTCTGATATATCATCAGACTCATCTTCTTCTGATGAAAACAATAATACCCATTTACTCTGTCATCCTATTAATCAACCCAACAAGTTTACAGTTCTTGAAACCTTACATAAGTTCAAGAATCAACCCAATATTGCATTATCATTCATTACCCAGttaaaagattcaaactttaatcATGATGTTGTAACTTACATGGCAGTTATTAGGTTTTTGTGTAAATGGGGTATGGATATTAGGTTATATTATATGTTTATGGATGTTGTTGTGAAAAATAGTAATGGTTTGGTTTTTAATTTCGATATTTCGGATTTGTTAGAAGTGTTGATTGAGGAGATTAAGGTTGATGATAATCGAAATTTAGTAAAAGCAGTTTTTATATTGGTTAAGGTGTATGCAAGTGTTGGGAGATTTGATGAGGGTGTAGATTGTTTATTTAAGATAAAAAGGAGTGGACTTTTGTTTTCTACGAATACGTGTAATTATTTGTTGAATCAAATGATTTCGTTTGGTAAGTTGGATATGTTTGAGTCGGTTTATATGCAATTAAAGAGGAAAGGTTTGGTTCCGAATGTGTATACGTATGGGATTTTAATTAAAGGGCTTTGTAGGAAGGGTTGTTTGAATGAAAGTTTGGATGTTTTTAGAGAAATGAAGGAGGCTGGAGTTGAACCTAATGATTTTACTTACGGTACTTATATCGACGGGCTTTGTTCAAATGGGAAGCCTGATCTTGGTTTTGAGTTAGTTAAAAGTTTGCGGAATTCAAATGTGCAGGTTAATCTTTATGCTTATATTTCTATTATTAGACGTTATGTGAAAGATTTAAGGCTGCAAGATGCAGAAAGTGTCTTTCTTGATATGAAGAACGCGGGAATTGTACCTGATGTGGTTTGTTATTGCACGCTAATTCAAGGGTATTGCCAAAAAGGGAATATTCTTACGGCGTTAGCTCTTCATAATGAAATGAAGTCGACGGGTATTAAAACTGATTGTAAAATTTTGAGTGCAATCATGCAATGTTTGTGTCATTTGGGTATGTTAGTTGAAGCTGTAGACCAATTCATGGATTTTTTAGAAGCGGGACATTTTCTTGATGAAGTATCGTTTAATATTGCGATTGATGCTTTATGTAAATTAGGGAAAATGGATGAGGCAATGGCGTTGTTGAATGAGATGAAACGTAAGAAAATGGATCCTGATGTTATGCATTATACCACTTTGATCAACGGATATGTTATTTTGGGTGAAACGTGGAACGCGTTTGATCTTTTTGAAGAGATGAAGGTTAATGGTGTGAAACCCGATGTTATCACTTTTGATGTGCTTGCGGGCGGGTTTTCAAGATGTGGGCTTTTTGACGAGACAGTCGGGCTTCTAAATGAGATGCGGGCCCAAGGTTTAGAACCCACGAGTGTTACACATAGTGTGGTCATTGAGGGGTTATGTAAGGGAGGAAAAGTGAAAGAAGCCGAACACTTTTTTAATAGTTTGCAACTGAAAACATTGGATCATTACGCTGCAATGATGAACGGTTATTGTGAAGTAAACGATGCTGAAAATGCTTTTGAAATTTGGTTGTCTGAACCAGGGCTCGTCGTAAAACGTTCATCTTGCTTAAAACTGTTAAGTTGCCTTTGTGCAAAAGGTGATACGAAAAAAGCTCTTGAACTATTTCAAGCTCTCGAGGCATCAAATAATGACCCGTGTAAGATGCTATACAGTGAACTCATATCCGCGTATACTCGTGTTAAGAATATGAAAATGGCTATGTGGGTTTTTGAGAAAATGATAGAAAAAGGGTTAATACCTGATGCGGTTACATACACGATGATGATAAATGGTTATTGTAGGGTTAATTGTTTGAAGGAAGCTTATTGTCTTTTTAACGATATGAAAAACAGGGGCATAAAACCTGATATTATTACCTATACGGTTTTGCTTAACGGTGACTGTCGAAAGGAGGATATGTTGAGAATTTGCAGTGAAATTGAAGAAACGGGGTTAACTCGTGATGTTATATGTTACACCGTTATGATTGATAGGCATTGTAAATTAGATAATTTACATGATGCCGTTTTGCTGTTTGATGAGATGATTGATAGGGGTCTTCAACCAAATACGGTGACATATACTGCGCTTGCGTGTGGATATTATTCTCAGGGGCATTTAGATGAGGCTGAAACACTTATTAATGAGATGGTATCAAAGGGTATGGAACCAAATTCAGGAACTTGGATTGATTTTTTGTCGGTGAAGGTGAAGAAAGGCAACTTTAGGCGTTAA